In a single window of the Nodularia spumigena CCY9414 genome:
- the plsX gene encoding phosphate acyltransferase PlsX — MGSTGVRIAIDAMGGDHAPGEIVAGAIRASEELGVKVLLVGDPQQIAAALPPKTNLERVEIVPAEEAIAMDEEPLNAVRRKRKASINVAMDLVKQQQADAVFSAGHSGAAMAAALLRLGRLPGIDRPAIGTVFPTIKAGKPVLILDVGANVDCRPKFLEQFAVMGSTYSQYVLGVPQPDVGLLNIGEEDTKGNEVALRAHQLLRENSQINFIGNAEGRDVLSGNFDVIVCDGFVGNVLLKFAEAVGEVILQILREELPQGLHGQIGTAILKPNLKRVKQRMDHAEHGGALLLGVAGVCFIGHGSSQAPSIFNAIRTAKEAVDNQVLQRLQSQYEILEQETS; from the coding sequence ATGGGATCGACTGGTGTACGGATAGCAATTGACGCAATGGGAGGGGATCATGCACCCGGTGAAATCGTTGCTGGCGCAATACGCGCAAGTGAAGAATTGGGTGTGAAAGTATTGTTAGTTGGTGATCCCCAACAAATTGCCGCCGCCTTGCCCCCAAAAACTAATTTGGAGCGGGTGGAGATCGTTCCTGCTGAGGAAGCGATCGCAATGGATGAGGAGCCTTTGAATGCAGTCAGACGCAAACGCAAGGCTTCTATTAATGTAGCAATGGATTTAGTCAAGCAGCAGCAGGCAGATGCCGTGTTTTCTGCGGGACACTCTGGGGCAGCTATGGCAGCAGCTTTGCTTCGCCTCGGACGATTGCCAGGAATTGACCGCCCAGCCATTGGCACGGTTTTTCCCACAATCAAAGCTGGTAAACCAGTACTGATACTTGATGTTGGTGCCAATGTAGACTGTCGCCCTAAGTTTTTAGAGCAGTTTGCTGTCATGGGGTCAACTTATAGCCAGTATGTATTGGGTGTTCCTCAGCCTGATGTCGGTTTGTTGAATATCGGGGAAGAAGACACTAAGGGTAATGAAGTAGCACTGCGCGCCCACCAACTACTCAGGGAAAATTCCCAAATTAATTTTATTGGTAATGCTGAAGGGCGTGATGTCCTTTCCGGTAACTTTGATGTGATTGTCTGTGATGGCTTTGTGGGCAATGTGTTATTAAAATTTGCCGAAGCAGTGGGTGAAGTGATTTTGCAAATTTTGCGGGAAGAATTACCCCAAGGATTGCACGGTCAAATCGGGACGGCAATTTTAAAACCTAATCTGAAGCGAGTTAAACAGCGCATGGATCACGCAGAACATGGTGGTGCATTGCTTTTAGGTGTTGCCGGAGTCTGTTTTATTGGTCACGGTAGCTCTCAAGCTCCTTCTATTTTTAATGCCATTCGCACAGCAAAGGAAGCTGTAGACAATCAGGTGCTGCAAAGACTTCAGTCCCAATATGAAATCCTAGAGCAGGAAACTAGTTAG
- a CDS encoding lysophospholipid acyltransferase family protein — protein sequence MTREREPLISLALYHAFKWSIVSPMLHAYFRGRIYGVENVPKSGKLVVVSNHASYFDPPIVSNCVRRPVAYMAKEELFEVPVLAQVIKLYGAYPVSRGSADRNSIRAALDYLDNGWAVGVFLEGTRTPDGRITDPKRGAALLAAKAKAPFLPVSLWGSEKILQKGSALPRAVPLTIRIGKLIDAPSSTNKEELQAVTHQCATAINQLHDLGR from the coding sequence GTGACCAGAGAACGCGAACCTTTGATTAGTCTGGCGCTGTACCACGCTTTTAAGTGGTCAATTGTCAGCCCTATGCTTCATGCTTACTTTCGGGGGCGAATTTATGGAGTGGAAAATGTCCCCAAATCAGGGAAATTAGTGGTGGTGAGTAATCATGCTAGTTATTTTGATCCGCCGATTGTCTCTAATTGTGTACGTCGTCCAGTGGCGTACATGGCTAAGGAAGAGTTATTTGAAGTCCCAGTTTTAGCGCAAGTAATTAAATTGTATGGTGCTTACCCGGTGAGTCGGGGGAGTGCTGACCGAAATTCTATCCGCGCCGCCCTGGACTATCTTGATAATGGCTGGGCTGTAGGTGTTTTCTTAGAAGGTACTCGCACTCCAGATGGTAGAATTACTGATCCTAAAAGAGGGGCTGCACTACTGGCGGCGAAGGCTAAAGCACCATTCTTGCCGGTGAGTTTATGGGGTTCTGAGAAGATATTACAAAAAGGCTCGGCTCTACCTCGTGCTGTTCCCTTAACTATTCGCATTGGGAAATTAATTGATGCGCCCAGTTCTACTAATAAAGAAGAATTACAAGCTGTGACACATCAATGTGCGACAGCAATTAATCAGTTGCATGATTTAGGACGTTAA
- a CDS encoding DUF2288 domain-containing protein, with the protein MSDLRTELTENLDEAEWDWLIPHVQRDAVIVVAQDLDLLDVGVAIASDQIPSVQQWIDQGLMAKPSETQLGNWNSDRTKRFQTLIIQPYVLIQEMTP; encoded by the coding sequence ATGTCGGATTTAAGAACAGAACTAACAGAAAATCTGGATGAGGCTGAGTGGGATTGGCTAATTCCTCATGTACAAAGGGATGCGGTGATTGTGGTAGCACAGGATTTGGACTTGCTTGATGTGGGAGTGGCGATCGCCAGTGATCAAATTCCATCAGTGCAACAATGGATTGATCAGGGATTAATGGCTAAACCTTCAGAGACACAACTGGGAAATTGGAATAGCGATCGCACCAAGCGATTTCAAACTCTGATTATTCAGCCCTATGTTCTAATCCAAGAAATGACCCCATAA
- a CDS encoding XisI protein: MEKLENYRSCIQTLLEKHSQYKSQEEDVENELFFDSVRDHYQLMRVGWKGLKRVYHTILHFDIKDGKIWLQQNTTDIDVGQELLDMGIPKEDIVLGLHPPYKRPYTGCGVA; the protein is encoded by the coding sequence ATGGAGAAGCTAGAAAATTATCGTTCCTGCATCCAAACTCTTTTAGAAAAACATAGTCAGTATAAATCCCAAGAAGAAGATGTGGAAAACGAGCTATTTTTTGACTCAGTGCGAGATCATTACCAACTCATGCGAGTGGGTTGGAAAGGCTTAAAGCGTGTATATCACACCATCCTGCACTTTGATATCAAAGACGGCAAAATCTGGCTGCAACAGAACACCACTGATATTGATGTCGGTCAAGAACTATTAGACATGGGCATTCCTAAAGAAGATATAGTTCTAGGGCTGCATCCTCCATACAAACGTCCTTACACAGGGTGCGGCGTTGCTTGA
- a CDS encoding YdcF family protein: MVFALPLLMWLGYQESKIEELPPQAVLVLGGSTSHLEREKFTANFARQHPSLPIWISGGSPPTFTEKVFAKAGVDPKRLRLDYEAVDTVTNFTTLVDELQAQGIKSVYLITSEFHMRRARVIGEIVLGSRGIQLKPVAVPSENMREPVDKSIRDGARALIWVATGYTGAEHMRKP; encoded by the coding sequence ATGGTTTTCGCCCTACCTCTATTAATGTGGCTGGGATACCAGGAATCGAAAATCGAGGAATTGCCACCCCAAGCGGTATTAGTCTTGGGCGGTTCTACGTCACATTTAGAACGAGAAAAGTTTACAGCTAATTTTGCTCGCCAGCATCCAAGTTTACCAATTTGGATTTCTGGTGGTAGTCCACCTACATTCACTGAGAAAGTGTTTGCCAAGGCTGGGGTTGATCCTAAACGATTACGACTGGATTATGAGGCTGTAGATACTGTTACTAATTTTACTACATTAGTAGATGAGTTGCAAGCTCAAGGTATTAAGAGTGTTTATTTAATTACTTCGGAATTCCATATGCGCCGCGCCCGTGTGATTGGCGAGATAGTTTTAGGGAGTCGGGGTATTCAATTAAAACCTGTCGCAGTACCTTCAGAAAATATGCGTGAACCCGTGGATAAATCTATCCGTGATGGAGCTAGAGCTTTAATTTGGGTAGCGACTGGTTACACGGGTGCAGAACATATGAGAAAGCCTTGA
- a CDS encoding leucyl aminopeptidase — MKIQPSNKPLLELSGDTLAIGLFEDAVELTGELAKLDEQFGGVLKELIAEEEFTAKAYSSIFTRVSAGSPIRKIILVGLGKPDALKLETLRRAAAAVARVAKKQKSKNLGLSLPLCDNKPAETAQAIAEGLQLALYQDIRFKSEPEDKGAKIETVDLLGLAGQEAAITRANHIVSGVNLARELVAAPANEVTPITLAETAQAIATEHGIEIQILEREDCEKLGMGAFLGVAQASDLPPKFIHLTYKPAGTPRRKLAIIGKGLTFDSGGLNIKGAGSGIETMKMDMGGAGTTLGAAKAIAQIKPDVEVHFISAATENMISGHAMHPGDILKASNGKTIEVNNTDAEGRLTLADALVYADKLGVDAIVDLATLTGACIVALGDDIAGLFTPDDAVAAQLEQAAQSAGEKLWRLPMEEKYFEGLKSGIADMKNTGPRAGGSITAALFLKQFVKDTPWAHLDVAGPVWADKENGYNSPGATGYGVRTLVNWILGQ, encoded by the coding sequence ATGAAAATTCAACCTAGTAACAAGCCTCTGTTAGAGTTGTCAGGGGATACTTTAGCCATCGGATTATTTGAAGATGCCGTTGAGTTAACTGGTGAACTGGCAAAATTAGATGAGCAGTTTGGCGGTGTTTTAAAAGAACTGATTGCTGAGGAAGAATTTACCGCCAAAGCCTACAGCAGCATTTTCACCCGTGTTAGTGCTGGTAGCCCGATCCGGAAAATAATTTTAGTTGGTTTGGGGAAACCAGACGCTTTAAAACTAGAAACTCTCAGACGTGCTGCTGCTGCTGTGGCTAGGGTGGCAAAAAAACAAAAAAGCAAAAACCTGGGTTTGAGTTTGCCATTGTGCGATAACAAGCCAGCAGAAACCGCTCAGGCGATCGCCGAAGGTCTACAATTAGCTCTTTATCAAGACATTCGCTTTAAGTCTGAGCCAGAAGATAAAGGCGCAAAAATTGAAACAGTAGATTTACTGGGGTTAGCTGGACAAGAAGCAGCCATTACCCGCGCCAATCACATCGTTTCTGGGGTAAATTTAGCCAGGGAATTGGTAGCAGCACCAGCCAATGAAGTTACACCGATTACCTTAGCAGAAACAGCTCAGGCGATCGCCACTGAACACGGCATTGAGATCCAAATTTTAGAACGGGAAGACTGCGAAAAGCTGGGTATGGGTGCGTTTTTAGGAGTTGCTCAAGCTTCAGATTTGCCACCAAAATTCATTCACCTCACATACAAACCCGCAGGTACACCCAGACGCAAACTAGCAATTATTGGTAAAGGTTTAACCTTCGATTCCGGCGGACTGAATATTAAAGGTGCTGGTAGCGGCATCGAAACCATGAAAATGGATATGGGCGGTGCAGGTACTACCTTGGGTGCAGCCAAAGCCATTGCCCAAATCAAGCCAGATGTAGAAGTTCACTTCATTTCAGCCGCCACAGAAAACATGATTAGCGGTCACGCCATGCACCCTGGCGACATCTTAAAAGCATCAAATGGCAAAACAATCGAAGTGAACAACACCGACGCTGAAGGGCGTTTAACCCTAGCTGATGCCTTGGTGTATGCAGATAAATTAGGAGTAGATGCGATCGTTGATTTAGCTACCCTCACAGGTGCTTGTATTGTAGCCTTGGGTGATGATATTGCTGGCTTGTTTACTCCTGATGATGCTGTAGCCGCCCAACTAGAACAAGCTGCCCAAAGCGCTGGAGAAAAACTGTGGCGGCTGCCAATGGAAGAAAAATATTTTGAAGGGCTAAAATCCGGGATTGCGGACATGAAAAACACCGGGCCTCGTGCTGGTGGTTCCATTACTGCGGCGCTTTTCCTCAAACAGTTTGTTAAAGACACCCCTTGGGCGCACTTAGACGTTGCTGGGCCAGTGTGGGCAGATAAAGAAAACGGTTACAACAGCCCAGGCGCTACAGGCTACGGCGTGCGAACCCTAGTTAATTGGATCTTAGGACAGTAG
- a CDS encoding beta-ketoacyl-ACP synthase 3: protein MEKLGIAITGSGSAVPKTCLTNEALTDLVETSDEWITTRTGIRQRCLALPSESLSTLAADAGSQAIASAGIKATDLDLILLATSTPDDLFGSACQIQAELGATNAVAFDLTAACSGFVFGLVTAAQYIKTGVYQNVLLIGADILSRWVDWQDRRTCVLFGDGAGAVVLQANQSDRLLGFSLKSDGTQNHYLNLAYAPSAQELLPDVNITKGTYQPITMNGKEVYRFAVQKVPEIIDKALFQANLTVDQIDWLVLHQANQRILDSVAQRLNIPEHKVISNLANYGNTSAASIPLALDEAVRSGKIKPNDIIAASGFGAGLTWGAAIFQWGR, encoded by the coding sequence GTGGAAAAGTTAGGCATAGCAATTACAGGAAGCGGCTCGGCAGTACCAAAAACTTGCCTCACTAACGAGGCGCTGACTGACCTGGTAGAAACTTCAGACGAGTGGATTACCACAAGAACGGGAATTCGTCAACGGTGTTTGGCGTTACCATCGGAGTCTTTGAGTACCCTCGCGGCTGATGCTGGTAGTCAAGCGATCGCCTCTGCCGGAATTAAAGCCACAGACCTTGATTTGATTTTGCTGGCGACATCCACCCCAGATGATTTATTTGGCAGTGCTTGTCAAATTCAAGCTGAATTAGGCGCAACCAACGCAGTCGCCTTTGATTTGACAGCTGCTTGCTCTGGTTTTGTCTTTGGGCTAGTCACAGCTGCCCAATATATCAAAACAGGAGTCTACCAAAATGTACTCTTAATTGGGGCAGATATCCTCTCTCGCTGGGTAGATTGGCAAGATCGGCGGACTTGTGTGTTGTTTGGCGATGGTGCTGGGGCGGTAGTATTGCAAGCAAATCAAAGCGATCGCCTATTAGGATTTTCCCTCAAAAGTGATGGTACACAAAACCACTACCTGAATCTCGCTTATGCCCCTTCTGCCCAAGAATTACTCCCAGACGTAAACATCACTAAAGGTACTTATCAGCCCATAACCATGAACGGCAAAGAAGTCTACCGCTTTGCTGTGCAGAAAGTCCCAGAAATTATTGATAAAGCCTTATTTCAAGCAAATCTGACTGTTGACCAAATAGACTGGCTAGTTTTGCATCAAGCAAATCAACGGATTCTTGATTCCGTTGCCCAACGCCTAAATATTCCCGAACACAAAGTAATTAGCAATCTCGCCAATTACGGCAATACCTCCGCCGCCTCCATTCCCCTAGCCCTAGATGAAGCCGTGCGCTCAGGCAAAATCAAACCTAACGACATCATTGCTGCATCTGGCTTTGGTGCTGGACTCACATGGGGCGCAGCCATATTTCAATGGGGAAGATAA
- a CDS encoding DUF433 domain-containing protein → MTSVSNGQPSIIRTERGLIIAGTRITLYDVMDYLKVEYPSKLICEKLGLNHEQVNLALAYIEAHSAEMAADYQDFIQKGEEIRQYWQEKNRERFATIAAMPNKVGQEALRAKLQSWKERIASLS, encoded by the coding sequence ATGACAAGCGTATCCAATGGACAACCAAGTATTATTCGTACAGAACGAGGACTAATAATTGCCGGAACACGTATTACGTTATACGATGTGATGGACTATCTTAAAGTCGAATATCCATCCAAGTTGATTTGTGAAAAGCTGGGACTAAATCATGAGCAGGTGAATTTGGCTTTAGCCTACATAGAAGCTCATAGTGCAGAAATGGCAGCCGATTATCAAGATTTTATCCAAAAAGGAGAAGAAATTAGACAATATTGGCAAGAGAAAAACCGCGAAAGATTTGCCACAATTGCAGCTATGCCGAATAAAGTCGGTCAGGAAGCTTTACGCGCAAAACTCCAATCTTGGAAAGAGCGCATTGCATCCCTATCATGA
- the fabD gene encoding ACP S-malonyltransferase, giving the protein MTKTAWVFPGQGSQALGMGIDLLDIPTAKDKFAQAEAILGWSVTDLCQNEEEKLSQTLYTQPSLYVVESILADILRERGHKPDVVAGHSLGEYIALYIAGAFEWSAGLHLVKRRAELMDSAAGGMMAALMNFDREQLENVLAQTPDAVLANDNSPGQVVISGTPEAVREVMSQVKAKRAIPLRTSGAFHSPFMAAAAAEFQDILELVEFQPVVVPVMSNVNPSPSTDIKIIKQRLSQQMTGSVRWREISLQLPTEGIEEVVEIGPGNVLTNLIKRTTPDLTLKNVRNAAELPV; this is encoded by the coding sequence ATGACTAAAACTGCATGGGTGTTTCCTGGACAAGGTTCTCAAGCGCTGGGAATGGGAATTGACTTATTAGATATACCAACCGCCAAAGATAAATTTGCTCAAGCCGAAGCGATTTTGGGCTGGTCTGTCACAGACTTATGTCAAAACGAAGAAGAAAAGTTATCACAGACGCTCTATACACAGCCCAGTCTTTATGTAGTAGAAAGCATCCTGGCTGATATCCTCCGGGAACGGGGACATAAACCAGATGTAGTGGCTGGACACAGTTTGGGTGAATACATCGCCCTTTACATTGCAGGTGCGTTTGAGTGGTCGGCTGGGTTACACCTAGTCAAGCGTCGGGCGGAACTCATGGATAGCGCCGCAGGTGGAATGATGGCGGCTTTGATGAACTTTGACCGTGAACAGTTAGAAAACGTTCTGGCTCAGACACCAGATGCAGTTTTGGCCAATGATAACAGTCCAGGTCAGGTGGTCATTTCTGGTACTCCAGAAGCTGTACGAGAAGTTATGTCTCAAGTGAAAGCCAAACGTGCTATACCCTTAAGAACTTCTGGAGCATTTCACTCACCCTTTATGGCAGCTGCGGCGGCGGAGTTCCAAGATATTTTAGAATTAGTGGAATTTCAGCCAGTTGTTGTACCAGTAATGTCTAATGTAAATCCATCTCCATCTACTGATATCAAAATTATCAAGCAGCGCCTCAGCCAACAAATGACCGGTTCAGTACGCTGGCGAGAAATTTCTCTGCAATTACCAACGGAAGGTATTGAGGAAGTTGTGGAAATTGGCCCTGGTAATGTGCTAACTAATTTGATTAAACGCACCACTCCTGATTTAACCTTGAAAAATGTTCGTAATGCTGCGGAATTACCAGTTTAG